The following are encoded together in the Thunnus albacares chromosome 7, fThuAlb1.1, whole genome shotgun sequence genome:
- the sin3aa gene encoding SIN3 transcription regulator family member Aa isoform X1 — protein MTWTVVCANANGGGRLQIFCYKHESGVRSLFPGSLSSHEYEFIMKRRLEDQETVFASQQRRLPGNAEAFQHRVLAPAPAPAVYEAVTDNMQPTAGVQYSVPQGYQSLLSQVPTVAQNSGGHGHTPSPAVHGGSHHHSPAVQSHGPAVMSGHSHTAAPQASAQGQQQFQRLKVEDALSYLDQVKLQFGNQPQVYNDFLDIMKEFKSQSIDTPGVISRVSQLFKGHPDLIMGFNTFLPPGYKIEVQTNDLVNVTTPGQIHHITPHGISVQNIPITGAPTQHPPQLPPTATTSAPPLLTQPTPAKMSKPLQPQALTPSSQSNPSIPAYTSPRSPPMQLHPPLSGTPTGPPLQNNQPVEFNHAINYVNKIKNRFQGQPDIYKAFLEILHTYQKEQRNAKEAGGNYTPALTEQEVYAQVARLFKNQEDLLSEFGQFLPDANSSVLLNKTTAEKAESVRNDHGGTAKKLQLNNKQRPNQNGCQIRRHPAPGSTPPVKKKPKLLNLKDPSVAEASKHGVGTESLFFEKVRKALRSAEAYDNFLRCLVIFNQEVISRAELVQLVLPFLGKFPELFNWFKNFLGYREMSHIETYPKERATEGIAMEIDYASCKRLGSSYRALPKSYQQPKCTGRTPLCKEVLNDTWVSFPSWSEDSTFVSSKKTQYEEHIYRCEDERFELDVVLETNLATIRVLETVQRKLSRMSAEEQAKFRLDSTLGGSSEVVHRKAIQRIYGDKAPDIIDGLKKNPAASVPIVLKRLKTKEEEWREAQRGFNKIWREQNEKYYLKSLDHQGINFKQNDTKVLRSKSLLNEIESIYDERQEQASEENATPPTGPHLTLAYEDSQILEDAAALIIHHVKRQTSIQKEDKYKIKQIIYHFIPDMLFAQRGELSDVEEEEEEEEMDLEEGASKKHNGVPGSGSPSKSKLLFSNTAAQKLRGCDDAYNLFYVNNNWYIFLRLHQTLCSRLLRLYGQAERQIEEEVRERDWEREVLGLKKEKNDNPAIQLRLKEPMDIEVEDYYSAFLEMVRNLLDGNMEASQYEDSLREMFTIHAYIAFTMDKLIQSIVRQLQHIVSDEICVQVTDLYLAESTNGASGGTMSTQSSRSSAEAVYQRKAEQLMSDENCFKVMFLRNRGQVQLTVELLDTEEENSDEPMEAERWSDYVGRYLNPDSTAPELREHLAQKPVFLPRNLRRIRKYQKGREQLDKEACEGGKKSLEKEKMECMFKLNSYKMVYVFKSEDYMYRRTALMRAHQSHERVSTRLHKRFNAWVESWAKEHVTRDMNAETNKWLMGEGRDGLLPCTTSRQPEVLHFMNINKYRVKYGTPSKAP, from the exons atgacgTGGACTGTAGTGTGCGCCAATGCCAACGGAGGGGGGCGTCTCCAAATATTTTGTTACAAACACGAATCCGGAGTAAGGAGTCTTTTTCCTGG GTCTCTCAGCTCTCACGAGTATGAGTTCATAATGAAGCGGCGACTGGAGGATCAGGAAACGGTTTTTGCGTCCCAGCAGCGGCGCCTCCCTGGCAACGCGGAGGCTTTCCAGCATCGTGTCCTGGCCCCTGCTCCAGCCCCAGCTGTGTATGAGGCCGTGACTGACAACATGCAGCCCACAGCAGGCGTCCAGTACTCCGTCCCCCAGGGATACCAG TCTCTGCTTTCCCAGGTTCCCACTGTGGCCCAGAACAGTGGAGGGCATGGACACACCCCGAGCCCAGCAGTCCATGGGGGGTCCCACCACCACAGCCCTGCAGTCCAGTCCCACGGTCCCGCGGTGATGTCGGGGCACAGCCACACGGCTGCTCCTCAAGCCTCCGCGCAGGGCCAGCAGCAGTTCCAGAGGCTCAAG GTGGAAGATGCTTTGTCGTACTTGGACCAAGTCAAACTGCAGTTTGGCAACCAGCCTCAGGTCTACAATGACTTTCTGGACATAATGAAAGAGTTCAAGTCTCAAAG tATCGACACCCCCGGGGTCATCAGCAGAGTGTCGCAGCTTTTTAAAGGCCACCCGGACCTCATAATGGGCTTCAACACCTTCCTGCCACCTGGCTACAAGATCGAGGTCCAGACCAATGACCTGGTCAACGTAACAACGCCGGGTCAGATCCACCACATCACCCCACATGGCATTTCAGTCCAGAACATCCCCATAACAGGAGCACCTACCCAACACCCACCCCAGCTCCCGCCCACTGCAACCACCAGCGCTCCGCCCCTCCTGACGCAGCCCACCCCTGCCAAGATGAGCAAG CCTCTTCAGCCCCAGGCGTTGACACCAAGCAGTCAGAGCAATCCGTCCATCCCTGCATACACCTCTCCCCGCTCCCCGCCCATGCAGCTCCACCCGCCGCTCAGTGGGACCCCCACCGGTCCACCCCTGCAGAACAACCAGCCAGTGGAGTTCAACCACGCCATCAACTACGTCAACAAGATCAAGAACCGCTTCCAGGGCCAGCCCGACATCTACAAAGCCTTCCTGGAGATCCTCCACACGTACCAG AAGGAGCAGCGTAATGCTAAGGAGGCAGGAGGGAACTACACCCCGGCTCTGACGGAGCAGGAGGTCTACGCTCAGGTGGCCAGACTCTTCAAAAACCAAGAGGATCTTCTTTCAGAGTTTGGGCAATTTCTCCCCGATGCCAACAGTTCAGTG ctATTGAATAAGACAACAGCTGAAAAGGCAGAGTCTGTACGGAATGATCACGGTGGAACCGCCAAAAAGCTGCAGCTCAACAACAAACAGAGGCCCAATCAGAACGGCTGCCAGATCCGTCGGCATCCAGCTCCAGGCAGCACACCCCCCGTGAAG AAGAAGCCCAAGTTATTGAATTTGAAAGATCCGTCGGTGGCAGAGGCCAGCAAGCATGGAGTCGGAACAGAGTCTTTGTTCTTTGAGAAA GTGCGTAAAGCCTTGCGAAGTGCAGAGGCCTACGACAACTTCCTGCGGTGTCTGGTCATCTTCAATCAGGAGGTGATCTCCAGGGCTGAGCTGGTGCAACTGGTGCTGCCCTTTTTAGG AAAATTCCCTGAGCTGTTCAACTGGTTTAAAAACTTCCTGGGATATCGGGAAATGTCCCACATCGAAACGTACCCTAAGGAACGGGCCACGGAGGGTATCGCCATGGAGATTGATTATGCTTCCTGTAAGAGGCTAGGCTCCAGTTACAGAGCACTGCCCAAAAGCTACCAGCAGCCCAAATGCACCGGCAGAACTCCACTTTGTAAAGAG GTCTTAAATGACACCTGGGTCTCCTTCCCCTCGTGGTCAGAAGACTCCACTTTTGTCAGCTCCAAGAAAACCCAGTACGAAGAGCACATCTACAGATGTGAGGATGAACGCTTTGAG CTGGACGTTGTGCTGGAAACCAACCTGGCTACCATCAGAGTCCTGGAGACGGTACAGCGGAAGTTGTCCCGCATGTCTGCAGAGGAGCAGGCCAAGTTCCGCTTGGACAGCACGCTGGGCGGCTCCTCGGAGGTCGTGCACCGAAAGGCCATCCAGAGGATATACGGAGACAAAGCACCCGACATCATCGATGGTCTGAAGAAAAATCCTGCTGCTTCTGTCCCCATTGTGCTAAAGAG GTTAAAGACCAAGGAGGAGGAGTGGCGGGAAGCCCAACGAGGCTTCAACAAGATCTGGAGGGAGCAGAACGAGAAGTATTACCTCAAGTCTCTCGACCATCAAGGCATCAACTTCAAACAGAACGACACCAAAGTGCTTCGATCCAAGTCCCTGCTGAATGAAATCGAAAGTATCTACGATGAG CGCCAGGAGCAGGCGTCCGAGGAGAACGCCACCCCGCCAACGGGCCCCCACCTGACGCTGGCGTACGAGGACAGCCAGATCCTGGAGGACGCGGCGGCGCTCATCATCCACCACGTCAAGCGCCAGACCAGCATTCAGAAGGAGGACAAATACAAGATCAAACAGATCATCTACCATTTCATCCCCGACATGCTGTTCGCTCAGCGCGGCGAGCTCTCCGacgtagaggaggaggaggaggaagaggagatggatCTGGAAGAAGGCGCCTCCAAAAAGCACAACGGCGTCCCCGGCAGCGGGAGCCCCTCCAAGTCCAAGCTGCTGTTCAGCAACACGGCGGCACAAAAGCTGCGCGGCTGCGACGACGCCTACAACCTCTTCTACGTCAACAACAACTGGTACATCTTCCTGCGCCTGCACCAGACGTTGTGCTCGCGTCTGCTGCGGCTGTACGGGCAGGCGGAGCGGCAGATCGAAGAAGAGGTCAGGGAACGAGACTGGGAGCGGGAAGTCCTGGGACTCAAGAAGGAGAAGAACGACAATCCGGCCATCCAGCTGAGATTAAAGGAGCCCA TGGACATCGAGGTGGAAGATTACTACTCGGCCTTTTTGGAGATGGTTCGGAATCTCCTGGACGGAAATATGGAGGCTTCACAATACGAAGACTCGCTGAGGGAAATGTTCACCATCCACGCTTACATCGCCTTCACAATGGATAAGCTCATCCAAAGCATCGTCCGGCAG ctcCAGCACATTGTTAGCGATGAGATCTGCGTCCAGGTAACGGACCTCTACCTGGCAGAAAGCACTAACGGCGCCAGTGGAGGAACCATGTCCACGCAATCATCGAGGAGCTCCGCGGAGGCCGTCTACCAGCGGAAAGCCGAGCAGCTCATGTCTGATGAGAACTGCTTCAAG GTGATGTTTCTGAGGAACAGAGGCCAGGTGCAGCTTACGGTGGAGCTGCTCGACACGGAAGAGGAGAACTCCGACGAGCCCATGGAAGCCGAG CGCTGGTCTGATTATGTTGGACGCTACTTAAACCCAGATTCCACCGCTCCAGAGCTGAGGGAGCATCTTGCTCAGAAACCAGTTTTTCTTCCCAG GAATCTGAGACGGATCAGGAAGTACCAGAAAGGCAGGGAGCAGCTGGACAAAGAGGCCTGCGAGGGCGGCAAGAAATCCctggaaaaggagaaaatggaGTGCATGTTCAAGCTCAACTCCTACAAGATGGTCTACGTCTTTAAGTCTGAGGATTACATGTACAGACGCACTGCCCTGATGCGAGCTCACCAG TCACACGAGAGGGTGAGCACACGGCTGCACAAACGCTTTAACGCCTGGGTGGAGTCGTGGGCCAAGGAGCACGTCACCCGGGACATGAACGCCGAGACCAACAAGTGGCTGATGGGCGAAGGACGTGACGGCCTATTACCCTGCACCACCAGCCGCCAGCCAGAGGTCCTTCACTTCATGAACATCAACAAGTACCGCGTCAAATACGGCACACCCAGCAAGGCGCCGTAA
- the sin3aa gene encoding SIN3 transcription regulator family member Aa isoform X5 → MTWTVVCANANGGGRLQIFCYKHESGVRSLFPGSLSSHEYEFIMKRRLEDQETVFASQQRRLPGNAEAFQHRVLAPAPAPAVYEAVTDNMQPTAGVQYSVPQGYQSLLSQVPTVAQNSGGHGHTPSPAVHGGSHHHSPAVQSHGPAVMSGHSHTAAPQASAQGQQQFQRLKVEDALSYLDQVKLQFGNQPQVYNDFLDIMKEFKSQSIDTPGVISRVSQLFKGHPDLIMGFNTFLPPGYKIEVQTNDLVNVTTPGQIHHITPHGISVQNIPITGAPTQHPPQLPPTATTSAPPLLTQPTPAKMSKPLQPQALTPSSQSNPSIPAYTSPRSPPMQLHPPLSGTPTGPPLQNNQPVEFNHAINYVNKIKNRFQGQPDIYKAFLEILHTYQKEQRNAKEAGGNYTPALTEQEVYAQVARLFKNQEDLLSEFGQFLPDANSSVLLNKTTAEKAESVRNDHGGTAKKLQLNNKQRPNQNGCQIRRHPAPGSTPPVKKKPKLLNLKDPSVAEASKHGVGTESLFFEKVRKALRSAEAYDNFLRCLVIFNQEVISRAELVQLVLPFLGKFPELFNWFKNFLGYREMSHIETYPKERATEGIAMEIDYASCKRLGSSYRALPKSYQQPKCTGRTPLCKEVLNDTWVSFPSWSEDSTFVSSKKTQYEEHIYRCEDERFELDVVLETNLATIRVLETVQRKLSRMSAEEQAKFRLDSTLGGSSEVVHRKAIQRIYGDKAPDIIDGLKKNPAASVPIVLKRLKTKEEEWREAQRGFNKIWREQNEKYYLKSLDHQGINFKQNDTKVLRSKSLLNEIESIYDERQEQASEENATPPTGPHLTLAYEDSQILEDAAALIIHHVKRQTSIQKEDKYKIKQIIYHFIPDMLFAQRGELSDVEEEEEEEEMDLEEGASKKHNGVPGSGSPSKSKLLFSNTAAQKLRGCDDAYNLFYVNNNWYIFLRLHQTLCSRLLRLYGQAERQIEEEVRERDWEREVLGLKKEKNDNPAIQLRLKEPMDIEVEDYYSAFLEMVRNLLDGNMEASQYEDSLREMFTIHAYIAFTMDKLIQSIVRQLQHIVSDEICVQVTDLYLAESTNGASGGTMSTQSSRSSAEAVYQRKAEQLMSDENCFKVMFLRNRGQVQLTVELLDTEEENSDEPMEAE, encoded by the exons atgacgTGGACTGTAGTGTGCGCCAATGCCAACGGAGGGGGGCGTCTCCAAATATTTTGTTACAAACACGAATCCGGAGTAAGGAGTCTTTTTCCTGG GTCTCTCAGCTCTCACGAGTATGAGTTCATAATGAAGCGGCGACTGGAGGATCAGGAAACGGTTTTTGCGTCCCAGCAGCGGCGCCTCCCTGGCAACGCGGAGGCTTTCCAGCATCGTGTCCTGGCCCCTGCTCCAGCCCCAGCTGTGTATGAGGCCGTGACTGACAACATGCAGCCCACAGCAGGCGTCCAGTACTCCGTCCCCCAGGGATACCAG TCTCTGCTTTCCCAGGTTCCCACTGTGGCCCAGAACAGTGGAGGGCATGGACACACCCCGAGCCCAGCAGTCCATGGGGGGTCCCACCACCACAGCCCTGCAGTCCAGTCCCACGGTCCCGCGGTGATGTCGGGGCACAGCCACACGGCTGCTCCTCAAGCCTCCGCGCAGGGCCAGCAGCAGTTCCAGAGGCTCAAG GTGGAAGATGCTTTGTCGTACTTGGACCAAGTCAAACTGCAGTTTGGCAACCAGCCTCAGGTCTACAATGACTTTCTGGACATAATGAAAGAGTTCAAGTCTCAAAG tATCGACACCCCCGGGGTCATCAGCAGAGTGTCGCAGCTTTTTAAAGGCCACCCGGACCTCATAATGGGCTTCAACACCTTCCTGCCACCTGGCTACAAGATCGAGGTCCAGACCAATGACCTGGTCAACGTAACAACGCCGGGTCAGATCCACCACATCACCCCACATGGCATTTCAGTCCAGAACATCCCCATAACAGGAGCACCTACCCAACACCCACCCCAGCTCCCGCCCACTGCAACCACCAGCGCTCCGCCCCTCCTGACGCAGCCCACCCCTGCCAAGATGAGCAAG CCTCTTCAGCCCCAGGCGTTGACACCAAGCAGTCAGAGCAATCCGTCCATCCCTGCATACACCTCTCCCCGCTCCCCGCCCATGCAGCTCCACCCGCCGCTCAGTGGGACCCCCACCGGTCCACCCCTGCAGAACAACCAGCCAGTGGAGTTCAACCACGCCATCAACTACGTCAACAAGATCAAGAACCGCTTCCAGGGCCAGCCCGACATCTACAAAGCCTTCCTGGAGATCCTCCACACGTACCAG AAGGAGCAGCGTAATGCTAAGGAGGCAGGAGGGAACTACACCCCGGCTCTGACGGAGCAGGAGGTCTACGCTCAGGTGGCCAGACTCTTCAAAAACCAAGAGGATCTTCTTTCAGAGTTTGGGCAATTTCTCCCCGATGCCAACAGTTCAGTG ctATTGAATAAGACAACAGCTGAAAAGGCAGAGTCTGTACGGAATGATCACGGTGGAACCGCCAAAAAGCTGCAGCTCAACAACAAACAGAGGCCCAATCAGAACGGCTGCCAGATCCGTCGGCATCCAGCTCCAGGCAGCACACCCCCCGTGAAG AAGAAGCCCAAGTTATTGAATTTGAAAGATCCGTCGGTGGCAGAGGCCAGCAAGCATGGAGTCGGAACAGAGTCTTTGTTCTTTGAGAAA GTGCGTAAAGCCTTGCGAAGTGCAGAGGCCTACGACAACTTCCTGCGGTGTCTGGTCATCTTCAATCAGGAGGTGATCTCCAGGGCTGAGCTGGTGCAACTGGTGCTGCCCTTTTTAGG AAAATTCCCTGAGCTGTTCAACTGGTTTAAAAACTTCCTGGGATATCGGGAAATGTCCCACATCGAAACGTACCCTAAGGAACGGGCCACGGAGGGTATCGCCATGGAGATTGATTATGCTTCCTGTAAGAGGCTAGGCTCCAGTTACAGAGCACTGCCCAAAAGCTACCAGCAGCCCAAATGCACCGGCAGAACTCCACTTTGTAAAGAG GTCTTAAATGACACCTGGGTCTCCTTCCCCTCGTGGTCAGAAGACTCCACTTTTGTCAGCTCCAAGAAAACCCAGTACGAAGAGCACATCTACAGATGTGAGGATGAACGCTTTGAG CTGGACGTTGTGCTGGAAACCAACCTGGCTACCATCAGAGTCCTGGAGACGGTACAGCGGAAGTTGTCCCGCATGTCTGCAGAGGAGCAGGCCAAGTTCCGCTTGGACAGCACGCTGGGCGGCTCCTCGGAGGTCGTGCACCGAAAGGCCATCCAGAGGATATACGGAGACAAAGCACCCGACATCATCGATGGTCTGAAGAAAAATCCTGCTGCTTCTGTCCCCATTGTGCTAAAGAG GTTAAAGACCAAGGAGGAGGAGTGGCGGGAAGCCCAACGAGGCTTCAACAAGATCTGGAGGGAGCAGAACGAGAAGTATTACCTCAAGTCTCTCGACCATCAAGGCATCAACTTCAAACAGAACGACACCAAAGTGCTTCGATCCAAGTCCCTGCTGAATGAAATCGAAAGTATCTACGATGAG CGCCAGGAGCAGGCGTCCGAGGAGAACGCCACCCCGCCAACGGGCCCCCACCTGACGCTGGCGTACGAGGACAGCCAGATCCTGGAGGACGCGGCGGCGCTCATCATCCACCACGTCAAGCGCCAGACCAGCATTCAGAAGGAGGACAAATACAAGATCAAACAGATCATCTACCATTTCATCCCCGACATGCTGTTCGCTCAGCGCGGCGAGCTCTCCGacgtagaggaggaggaggaggaagaggagatggatCTGGAAGAAGGCGCCTCCAAAAAGCACAACGGCGTCCCCGGCAGCGGGAGCCCCTCCAAGTCCAAGCTGCTGTTCAGCAACACGGCGGCACAAAAGCTGCGCGGCTGCGACGACGCCTACAACCTCTTCTACGTCAACAACAACTGGTACATCTTCCTGCGCCTGCACCAGACGTTGTGCTCGCGTCTGCTGCGGCTGTACGGGCAGGCGGAGCGGCAGATCGAAGAAGAGGTCAGGGAACGAGACTGGGAGCGGGAAGTCCTGGGACTCAAGAAGGAGAAGAACGACAATCCGGCCATCCAGCTGAGATTAAAGGAGCCCA TGGACATCGAGGTGGAAGATTACTACTCGGCCTTTTTGGAGATGGTTCGGAATCTCCTGGACGGAAATATGGAGGCTTCACAATACGAAGACTCGCTGAGGGAAATGTTCACCATCCACGCTTACATCGCCTTCACAATGGATAAGCTCATCCAAAGCATCGTCCGGCAG ctcCAGCACATTGTTAGCGATGAGATCTGCGTCCAGGTAACGGACCTCTACCTGGCAGAAAGCACTAACGGCGCCAGTGGAGGAACCATGTCCACGCAATCATCGAGGAGCTCCGCGGAGGCCGTCTACCAGCGGAAAGCCGAGCAGCTCATGTCTGATGAGAACTGCTTCAAG GTGATGTTTCTGAGGAACAGAGGCCAGGTGCAGCTTACGGTGGAGCTGCTCGACACGGAAGAGGAGAACTCCGACGAGCCCATGGAAGCCGAG TAA